Proteins encoded in a region of the Epinephelus lanceolatus isolate andai-2023 chromosome 20, ASM4190304v1, whole genome shotgun sequence genome:
- the msc gene encoding musculin has translation MSTGSAASDAEDYETCHRRRGAHGALERTTCFNPSRYSDEELEDDGAEGRVKHERKLSKAHQKEARQTQRNAANARERARMRVLSKAFSRLKTSLPWVPADTKLSKLDTLRLASSYISHLRQLLQEDRFENSFAHPVNLTWPFMMTGRSEDSQDISTTVRLCGATA, from the exons ATGTCCACTGGCTCTGCTGCAAGTGATGCTGAGGACTATGAGACGTGtcacaggaggagaggagcgcACGGAGCTTTGGAGAGGACTACCTGCTTTAACCCCAGCAGGTATTCGGATGAGGAGTTGGAGGATGACGGCGCGGAGGGGAGGGTCAAGCACGAGCGCAAACTCTCCAAAGCGCACCAGAAGGAAGCGCGGCAGACGCAGAGAAACGCGGCCAACGCCAGGGAGAGGGCGCGGATGAGAGTGCTGAGCAAAGCGTTCTCCAGACTAAAAACCAGCCTGCCCTGGGTACCGGCGGACACCAAGCTGTCCAAATTGGACACGCTTCGACTCGCCTCGAGCTACATCTCGCACCTgagacagctgctgcaggaggacCGGTTCGAGAACAGCTTTGCGCACCCTGTCAACCTG ACCTGGCCGTTCATGATGACAGGCCGATCAGAGGACAGCCAAGACATCTCAACCACTGTCAGACTGTGTGGAGCAACAGCATAG